In a single window of the Bacteroidales bacterium genome:
- the dnaN gene encoding DNA polymerase III subunit beta, with product MTFIVSSTELYSHLQQLNKVVPSKSTLPILGNFLFNIEDNVLKLTATDTANTISTLLPLSNVEGSGSICIDAKKLLDILKEFGEQPITFNINTETEIVEILTQNGKFSLAGYNAEDFPQVPVLQEKNAHKLIISGEALYTGIVKTIFAVATDPLRPIMNGIYFDMSPTEFCFVATDAHKLVRYKRFDIKVEFTESFILGQKSANLLKTMIDKTDNNIELAFDKQNVHFTFSNGSHLVCRLTEGVYPAYNSVIPVENPNKLTIDRVELMNSIKRVSIFSNPATNLVRLQLNPNHIVISAQDYDLATSGIEQIPCSYDGEPMEIGFKSLFLLEILANHTTPNVILELSDPTRAGLVLAAEEDHQIEDTLMLIMPMKINAE from the coding sequence TTCATTGTATCAAGTACAGAATTATATTCTCATTTACAACAGCTTAATAAAGTTGTACCATCCAAAAGTACATTACCCATATTAGGTAACTTTTTATTTAATATTGAAGATAATGTTTTAAAATTAACAGCAACCGATACCGCCAATACCATTTCAACTCTTCTTCCCCTTAGCAATGTTGAAGGTTCTGGAAGCATTTGTATCGATGCAAAAAAATTACTTGACATTTTAAAAGAATTTGGCGAACAACCCATTACCTTTAATATCAATACCGAAACAGAAATTGTAGAAATTTTAACTCAAAACGGGAAATTTTCATTAGCAGGTTATAATGCCGAAGATTTTCCTCAAGTTCCTGTATTGCAAGAAAAGAATGCGCATAAATTAATTATTTCAGGCGAAGCCTTATACACAGGAATCGTAAAAACCATTTTTGCTGTTGCCACAGACCCACTTCGTCCTATTATGAATGGCATATACTTCGATATGTCGCCAACAGAATTTTGTTTTGTAGCTACCGATGCTCATAAATTAGTACGTTATAAACGTTTTGATATAAAAGTTGAATTTACCGAATCGTTTATACTCGGGCAAAAATCAGCAAACCTTCTTAAAACAATGATAGACAAAACAGACAACAACATCGAGTTGGCTTTCGATAAACAAAATGTTCACTTTACATTTAGCAATGGCAGTCATCTTGTTTGTCGCCTGACGGAAGGTGTATATCCAGCCTACAATTCTGTTATTCCAGTCGAAAACCCTAACAAACTCACCATAGATCGTGTAGAACTGATGAATAGTATAAAACGCGTTAGTATTTTTTCAAACCCTGCTACCAATTTAGTTCGTTTACAATTAAATCCCAACCATATCGTTATTAGTGCCCAAGATTACGATTTGGCGACTTCAGGCATCGAACAAATTCCATGCTCCTACGATGGCGAACCTATGGAAATTGGATTCAAATCTTTATTCTTACTCGAAATTCTTGCCAATCATACTACACCCAATGTAATACTCGAACTCTCTGATCCTACACGTGCCGGCTTAGTTCTTGCCGCAGAAGAAGATCATCAAATTGAAGACACCTTAATGCTTATTATGCCCATGAAAATTAATGCTGAATAA
- a CDS encoding PD40 domain-containing protein, with protein MIQHRRVLLLSLLFLFLSNILFCQDLAKKEIEKQAEKNWNNLNYKLAAEQYEKLLSLEAQNLEYAYRFAVSNFLAGFNIDKSLKYIEPLLGKENAPNDVAFWIGKMYMYQYQFNDAIDMFNTFIASSGITSSQIAEAKKQINMCLSAIQLLNKPVNVSFENLGPNINSSANDFLPLIPNTEDLLIFTSDKRFDEASQTFDENIYISYPEKNGWSLSKPLSYLNTFDPEKAVGISPDGKILYVCGHFANSYSDINVAIQKNKQFKFDPLNNVFNTLGNKLTTGASITEDGKTIYFSAVRPDAIGKSDIYVIKILPNGQWSQPKNLGETINTNEDEIYPYISADGKILYFSSQGHNSMGEYDIFVSYFNEITNEWTTPQNLGYPINSPGPDYNIIFSPTKKYAYISAIRKEGLGGLDIYKLIFNDAEAPTTILKASIYTKNHTDSSLWRPNQELLNITIYDKNKNVFGKYLYNYNLNRFVAALPVGNYTLEITATGYNNYIENIEILDRSLYVPEIEKNIILIKK; from the coding sequence ATGATTCAGCATCGAAGAGTTTTATTATTAAGCTTATTATTTCTATTTTTATCAAATATACTTTTTTGCCAAGACTTAGCCAAAAAAGAAATTGAAAAACAAGCCGAAAAAAATTGGAACAATTTAAATTATAAACTAGCAGCCGAACAATACGAAAAACTTCTTTCGCTTGAAGCACAAAACTTAGAATATGCCTATCGTTTTGCTGTATCTAATTTTTTAGCCGGTTTTAATATCGACAAATCTTTAAAATATATTGAACCTTTATTAGGCAAAGAAAACGCCCCCAACGATGTTGCTTTTTGGATAGGTAAAATGTATATGTACCAATATCAATTTAACGATGCTATTGATATGTTCAATACATTTATTGCCAGCAGTGGAATTACTTCGTCGCAAATAGCTGAAGCGAAAAAGCAAATAAATATGTGTTTATCGGCTATTCAACTATTAAATAAACCCGTAAATGTATCTTTCGAAAACCTAGGACCCAATATCAACTCATCGGCCAACGATTTTTTACCATTAATACCTAACACCGAAGATCTCTTAATTTTCACTTCTGATAAGCGATTCGATGAAGCATCTCAAACATTTGATGAAAATATTTACATATCCTATCCAGAAAAAAATGGATGGTCGTTGTCAAAACCATTAAGCTACTTAAATACATTCGACCCCGAAAAAGCTGTAGGTATTAGTCCAGATGGTAAAATTTTATACGTTTGCGGACACTTTGCAAATTCTTACAGCGATATAAATGTTGCAATTCAAAAAAATAAACAATTCAAATTTGACCCTTTAAATAATGTATTTAACACACTAGGAAATAAACTAACTACCGGTGCTTCTATTACCGAAGATGGTAAAACAATTTATTTTTCTGCAGTACGTCCCGACGCTATCGGCAAAAGTGACATTTACGTAATAAAAATATTGCCCAATGGACAATGGAGTCAACCCAAAAACTTAGGCGAAACCATAAACACAAACGAAGATGAAATTTATCCTTATATCTCTGCCGATGGAAAAATATTGTACTTCTCAAGCCAAGGACACAATAGTATGGGCGAATATGATATTTTTGTAAGCTATTTTAACGAAATAACAAATGAATGGACAACACCACAAAATTTAGGATACCCTATTAATAGCCCAGGACCCGACTACAACATAATATTCTCACCAACTAAAAAATATGCATACATATCTGCTATTCGTAAAGAAGGATTAGGCGGGTTAGATATTTATAAACTCATTTTCAACGATGCCGAAGCACCCACCACTATTTTAAAAGCTTCCATTTATACCAAAAACCATACTGATTCTTCTTTGTGGCGTCCCAATCAGGAATTATTAAATATTACTATATACGACAAAAACAAAAATGTATTTGGGAAATATTTATACAACTACAATTTAAATCGTTTTGTTGCCGCCTTGCCTGTAGGTAATTATACACTCGAAATCACAGCAACAGGCTATAACAATTACATCGAAAACATTGAAATTTTGGACCGTTCTTTGTATGTTCCTGAAATTGAAAAAAA